In Triplophysa rosa linkage group LG18, Trosa_1v2, whole genome shotgun sequence, a genomic segment contains:
- the zgc:112285 gene encoding elastase-1, translated as MHNLQSATHSYCKIMAVRRFFLLLLIQLGLALDRTSIHAFNPSRLQQHKVLHLDWPKDCGLAHFKPSTVERIVSGNEARPHSWPWQVSLQVRPRGSKHYVHVCGGTLIHKNWVLTAAHCFQKGKAEDANSWRIVLGKHQLKRSESAERIFPVKRIYRHEHFRYPAHSELDYDIALVKAATDIQTTDFIRYACLPRKQTNLKPGHYCWVTGWGDTRGGKENVSLAETLNQARLPIMDYKTCKQKKFWGDRVRHSMICAGFRDTEGTPAACQGDSGGPLLCQVGRDHWEVHGIVSFGPIGCTVENKPSVFTRTAAYIPWIEATRIRDFFMH; from the exons ATGCATAATCTCCAAAGCGCAACACACAGTTACTGTAAGATCATGGCGGTAAGGAGATTTTTTCTGCTACTGTTAATACAGCTGGGCCTGGCGTTGGACAGGACCTCCATCCACGCATTCAACCCCAGTCGCCTTCAACAGCACAAAGTCCTTCATCTTG ACTGGCCGAAAGACTGTGGCCTGGCTCATTTCAAGCCAAGCACAGTCGAGCGTATCGTGTCCGGCAATGAGGCCAGACCTCACTCCTGGCCATGGCAAGTTTCACTGCAG GTTCGTCCCAGGGGAAGTAAACATTACGTACATGTGTGTGGAGGGACCCTGATCCACAAGAACTGGGTTCTTACTGCAGCACACTGCTTTCAAAA GGGAAAAGCAGAGGACGCTAACAGCTGGCGTATCGTTTTGGGTAAGCACCAGTTGAAGAGATCAGAGTCGGCTGAGCGAATTTTCCCTGTGAAGAGGATCTACAGACACGAGCACTTCCGTTATCCGGCTCACAGTGAGCTGGATTATGACATCGCATTGGTCAAAGCTGCCACGGATATCCAGACCACTGACTTCATCCGCTACGCCTGCCTGCCGCGCAAGCAGACCAACCTCAAACCAGGACACTACTGTTGGGTAACTGGCTGGGGAGACACACGAG GTGGAAAAGAAAATGTGTCACTAGCTGAGACACTGAATCAAGCTCGACTCCCCATCATGGACTACAAGACCTGCAAACAGAAGAAATTCTGGGGTGACCGTGTGAGACACTCCATGATCTGTGCTGGCTTCCGGGATACAGAAGGCACTCCAGCCGCCTGCCAG GGTGATTCTGGTGGTCCACTGCTGTGTCAGGTGGGAAGAGACCACTGGGAAGTCCACGGCATTGTAAGCTTCGGCCCCATCGGCTGCACGGTGGAGAACAAGCCCAGTGTCTTCACGCGCACCGCGGCATACATCCCATGGATAGAGGCCACACGCATCAGGGACTTCTTCATGCACTGA
- the timm23a gene encoding mitochondrial import inner membrane translocase subunit Tim23 produces MDNNAPGAGGSKGGLGSLFGGGGPEYSNTELSGVPLTGMSPLSPYLNVDPRYLLQDTDEFILPTGANKTRGRFELAFFTIGGCCITGAAFGTVNGLRMGLTETRDMAWSKPRNVQILNMVTRQGASWANTLGSVALLYSVFGVAIEKARGAEDDLNTVAAGTLTGLLFKSTSGLKGAARGGLVGLALSGLYALYSNWNHLKGTSPSHY; encoded by the exons ATGGATAATAATGCACCCGGAGCAGGAGGATCTAAAGGGGGATTGGGAAGCCTTTTCGGTGGAGGAGGCCCTGAGTATTCAAATACCGAGCTCTCAGGAGTACCAT TGACTGGTATGAGCCCTCTATCGCCGTACCTCAATGTTGATCCGCGTTACCTTTTACAG GACACAGATGAGTTCATCTTGCCAACTGGGGCAAATAAAACCCGAGGCCGCTTTGAGCTGGCCTTTTTTACCATCGGGGGATGCTGTATAACAG gTGCTGCTTTCGGCACCGTAAACGGGCTCCGTATGGGGCTGACGGAAACAAGAGACATGGCATGGTCAAAACCCAGAAATGTGCA GATTTTGAACATGGTCACACGACAAGGGGCGTCTTGGGCCAACACACTAGGATCTGTGG CTCTTTTATATAGCGTGTTTGGTGTGGCCATTGAGAAGGCTAGAGGTGCCGAAGATGACCTCAACACAGTGGCGGCAGGAACTTTGACAGGGTTGCTTTTTAAATCCACAA GTGGACTCAAAGGAGCGGCCAGAGGAGGTCTTGTTGGTTTGGCCTTGTCAGGACTATATGCGCTCTACAGCAACTGGAATCATTTGAAGGGGACTTCGCCTTCACATTACTGA
- the qki2 gene encoding protein quaking-B isoform X3, protein MVGEMETKEKPKPTPDYLMQLMNDKKLMSSLPNFCGIFNHLERLLDEEIGRVRKDMYNDTLNGSTDKRTSELPDAVGPIAQLQEKLYVPVKEYPDFNFVGRILGPRGLTAKQLEAETGCKIMVRGKCSMRDKKKEEQNRGKPNWEHLNEDLHVLITVEDSQNRAEIKLKRAVEEVTKLLVPAAEGEDSLKKMQLMELAILNGTYRDANIKSPALAFTLAATAQAPRIITGPSPGMPHGALRTPAPSAPTLMPLIRQIHTSALMPTGTPHPATLISQSPESGIIYAPYEYPYTLGPATSILEYPIDSSGVLGAVTTKVRRQDMRVHPYQRVVTAERVQ, encoded by the exons ATGGTTGGGGAAATGGAAACGAAGGAGAAGCCCAAGCCGACTCCTGATTATCTGATGCAGCTCATGAACGACAAGAAACTGATGAGCAGCCTGCCAAACTTCTGCGGCATCTTCAACCATCTCGAGCGACTCTTGGATGAAG AGATCGGTCGGGTACGGAAGGACATGTACAATGACACGCTGAACGGCAGCACAGACAAAAGGACGTCTGAACTCCCGGACGCTGTGGGGCCTATCGCACAACTCCAAGAGAAACTCTATGTGCCTGTCAAAGAGTACCCAGAC TTTAATTTTGTGGGAAGAATCCTGGGGCCCCGCGGCCTGACTGCCAAACAACTGGAGGCCGAGACGGGCTGCAAGATTATGGTGCGAGGAAAATGCTCCATGAGAGACAAAAAGAAG GAAGAGCAGAACAGGGGGAAACCGAACTGGGAACATCTGAACGAAGACCTCCACGTCCTCATCACTGTGGAAGATTCTCAGAACCGCGCTGAGATCAAACTCAAGAGAGCCGTGGAGGAAGTCACGAAGCTGCTGGTCCCTGcg GCGGAAGGTGAGGACAGCCTGAAGAAAATGCAGTTGATGGAGTTGGCCATACTCAACGGCACATACAGAGACGCCAATATCAAGTCAC CAGCGTTAGCCTTCACGCTGGCCGCTACCGCACAAGCTCCCCGTATCATCACAGGCCCCTCACCGGGCATGCCCCACGGGGCCCTGCGTACCCCCGCACCCTCTGCCCCCACCCTCATGCCCCTCATCCGACAGATCCATACCTCTGCCCTCATGCCCACGGGCACGCCCCACCCTGCCACCCTCATATCCCAGAGCCCGGAATCGGGCATCATCTATGCACCCTACGAATACCCCTACACCTTGGGACCTGCAACCTCCATCCTTGAATACCCCATTGACTCCAGTGGTGTTTTAG GTGCCGTGACTACTAAAGTACGAAGGCAGGATATGCGCGTCCATCCTTACCAAAGGGTAGTGACCGCAGAACGAG tacagtaa
- the qki2 gene encoding protein quaking-B isoform X1: MVGEMETKEKPKPTPDYLMQLMNDKKLMSSLPNFCGIFNHLERLLDEEIGRVRKDMYNDTLNGSTDKRTSELPDAVGPIAQLQEKLYVPVKEYPDFNFVGRILGPRGLTAKQLEAETGCKIMVRGKCSMRDKKKEEQNRGKPNWEHLNEDLHVLITVEDSQNRAEIKLKRAVEEVTKLLVPAAEGEDSLKKMQLMELAILNGTYRDANIKSPALAFTLAATAQAPRIITGPSPGMPHGALRTPAPSAPTLMPLIRQIHTSALMPTGTPHPATLISQSPESGIIYAPYEYPYTLGPATSILEYPIDSSGVLGAVTTKVRRQDMRVHPYQRVVTAERAATGN; this comes from the exons ATGGTTGGGGAAATGGAAACGAAGGAGAAGCCCAAGCCGACTCCTGATTATCTGATGCAGCTCATGAACGACAAGAAACTGATGAGCAGCCTGCCAAACTTCTGCGGCATCTTCAACCATCTCGAGCGACTCTTGGATGAAG AGATCGGTCGGGTACGGAAGGACATGTACAATGACACGCTGAACGGCAGCACAGACAAAAGGACGTCTGAACTCCCGGACGCTGTGGGGCCTATCGCACAACTCCAAGAGAAACTCTATGTGCCTGTCAAAGAGTACCCAGAC TTTAATTTTGTGGGAAGAATCCTGGGGCCCCGCGGCCTGACTGCCAAACAACTGGAGGCCGAGACGGGCTGCAAGATTATGGTGCGAGGAAAATGCTCCATGAGAGACAAAAAGAAG GAAGAGCAGAACAGGGGGAAACCGAACTGGGAACATCTGAACGAAGACCTCCACGTCCTCATCACTGTGGAAGATTCTCAGAACCGCGCTGAGATCAAACTCAAGAGAGCCGTGGAGGAAGTCACGAAGCTGCTGGTCCCTGcg GCGGAAGGTGAGGACAGCCTGAAGAAAATGCAGTTGATGGAGTTGGCCATACTCAACGGCACATACAGAGACGCCAATATCAAGTCAC CAGCGTTAGCCTTCACGCTGGCCGCTACCGCACAAGCTCCCCGTATCATCACAGGCCCCTCACCGGGCATGCCCCACGGGGCCCTGCGTACCCCCGCACCCTCTGCCCCCACCCTCATGCCCCTCATCCGACAGATCCATACCTCTGCCCTCATGCCCACGGGCACGCCCCACCCTGCCACCCTCATATCCCAGAGCCCGGAATCGGGCATCATCTATGCACCCTACGAATACCCCTACACCTTGGGACCTGCAACCTCCATCCTTGAATACCCCATTGACTCCAGTGGTGTTTTAG GTGCCGTGACTACTAAAGTACGAAGGCAGGATATGCGCGTCCATCCTTACCAAAGGGTAGTGACCGCAGAACGAG CCGCCACCGGCAACTAA
- the qki2 gene encoding protein quaking-B isoform X2 produces the protein MVGEMETKEKPKPTPDYLMQLMNDKKLMSSLPNFCGIFNHLERLLDEEIGRVRKDMYNDTLNGSTDKRTSELPDAVGPIAQLQEKLYVPVKEYPDFNFVGRILGPRGLTAKQLEAETGCKIMVRGKCSMRDKKKEEQNRGKPNWEHLNEDLHVLITVEDSQNRAEIKLKRAVEEVTKLLVPAAEGEDSLKKMQLMELAILNGTYRDANIKSPLAFTLAATAQAPRIITGPSPGMPHGALRTPAPSAPTLMPLIRQIHTSALMPTGTPHPATLISQSPESGIIYAPYEYPYTLGPATSILEYPIDSSGVLGAVTTKVRRQDMRVHPYQRVVTAERAATGN, from the exons ATGGTTGGGGAAATGGAAACGAAGGAGAAGCCCAAGCCGACTCCTGATTATCTGATGCAGCTCATGAACGACAAGAAACTGATGAGCAGCCTGCCAAACTTCTGCGGCATCTTCAACCATCTCGAGCGACTCTTGGATGAAG AGATCGGTCGGGTACGGAAGGACATGTACAATGACACGCTGAACGGCAGCACAGACAAAAGGACGTCTGAACTCCCGGACGCTGTGGGGCCTATCGCACAACTCCAAGAGAAACTCTATGTGCCTGTCAAAGAGTACCCAGAC TTTAATTTTGTGGGAAGAATCCTGGGGCCCCGCGGCCTGACTGCCAAACAACTGGAGGCCGAGACGGGCTGCAAGATTATGGTGCGAGGAAAATGCTCCATGAGAGACAAAAAGAAG GAAGAGCAGAACAGGGGGAAACCGAACTGGGAACATCTGAACGAAGACCTCCACGTCCTCATCACTGTGGAAGATTCTCAGAACCGCGCTGAGATCAAACTCAAGAGAGCCGTGGAGGAAGTCACGAAGCTGCTGGTCCCTGcg GCGGAAGGTGAGGACAGCCTGAAGAAAATGCAGTTGATGGAGTTGGCCATACTCAACGGCACATACAGAGACGCCAATATCAAGTCAC CGTTAGCCTTCACGCTGGCCGCTACCGCACAAGCTCCCCGTATCATCACAGGCCCCTCACCGGGCATGCCCCACGGGGCCCTGCGTACCCCCGCACCCTCTGCCCCCACCCTCATGCCCCTCATCCGACAGATCCATACCTCTGCCCTCATGCCCACGGGCACGCCCCACCCTGCCACCCTCATATCCCAGAGCCCGGAATCGGGCATCATCTATGCACCCTACGAATACCCCTACACCTTGGGACCTGCAACCTCCATCCTTGAATACCCCATTGACTCCAGTGGTGTTTTAG GTGCCGTGACTACTAAAGTACGAAGGCAGGATATGCGCGTCCATCCTTACCAAAGGGTAGTGACCGCAGAACGAG CCGCCACCGGCAACTAA
- the qki2 gene encoding protein quaking-B isoform X4 has product MVGEMETKEKPKPTPDYLMQLMNDKKLMSSLPNFCGIFNHLERLLDEEIGRVRKDMYNDTLNGSTDKRTSELPDAVGPIAQLQEKLYVPVKEYPDFNFVGRILGPRGLTAKQLEAETGCKIMVRGKCSMRDKKKEEQNRGKPNWEHLNEDLHVLITVEDSQNRAEIKLKRAVEEVTKLLVPAAEGEDSLKKMQLMELAILNGTYRDANIKSPALAFTLAATAQAPRIITGPSPGMPHGALRTPAPSAPTLMPLIRQIHTSALMPTGTPHPATLISQSPESGIIYAPYEYPYTLGPATSILEYPIDSSGVLGMAFPTKG; this is encoded by the exons ATGGTTGGGGAAATGGAAACGAAGGAGAAGCCCAAGCCGACTCCTGATTATCTGATGCAGCTCATGAACGACAAGAAACTGATGAGCAGCCTGCCAAACTTCTGCGGCATCTTCAACCATCTCGAGCGACTCTTGGATGAAG AGATCGGTCGGGTACGGAAGGACATGTACAATGACACGCTGAACGGCAGCACAGACAAAAGGACGTCTGAACTCCCGGACGCTGTGGGGCCTATCGCACAACTCCAAGAGAAACTCTATGTGCCTGTCAAAGAGTACCCAGAC TTTAATTTTGTGGGAAGAATCCTGGGGCCCCGCGGCCTGACTGCCAAACAACTGGAGGCCGAGACGGGCTGCAAGATTATGGTGCGAGGAAAATGCTCCATGAGAGACAAAAAGAAG GAAGAGCAGAACAGGGGGAAACCGAACTGGGAACATCTGAACGAAGACCTCCACGTCCTCATCACTGTGGAAGATTCTCAGAACCGCGCTGAGATCAAACTCAAGAGAGCCGTGGAGGAAGTCACGAAGCTGCTGGTCCCTGcg GCGGAAGGTGAGGACAGCCTGAAGAAAATGCAGTTGATGGAGTTGGCCATACTCAACGGCACATACAGAGACGCCAATATCAAGTCAC CAGCGTTAGCCTTCACGCTGGCCGCTACCGCACAAGCTCCCCGTATCATCACAGGCCCCTCACCGGGCATGCCCCACGGGGCCCTGCGTACCCCCGCACCCTCTGCCCCCACCCTCATGCCCCTCATCCGACAGATCCATACCTCTGCCCTCATGCCCACGGGCACGCCCCACCCTGCCACCCTCATATCCCAGAGCCCGGAATCGGGCATCATCTATGCACCCTACGAATACCCCTACACCTTGGGACCTGCAACCTCCATCCTTGAATACCCCATTGACTCCAGTGGTGTTTTAG GTATGGCTTTCCCAACAAAAGGCTAA
- the qki2 gene encoding protein quaking-B isoform X5, with amino-acid sequence MVGEMETKEKPKPTPDYLMQLMNDKKLMSSLPNFCGIFNHLERLLDEEIGRVRKDMYNDTLNGSTDKRTSELPDAVGPIAQLQEKLYVPVKEYPDFNFVGRILGPRGLTAKQLEAETGCKIMVRGKCSMRDKKKEEQNRGKPNWEHLNEDLHVLITVEDSQNRAEIKLKRAVEEVTKLLVPAAEGEDSLKKMQLMELAILNGTYRDANIKSPLAFTLAATAQAPRIITGPSPGMPHGALRTPAPSAPTLMPLIRQIHTSALMPTGTPHPATLISQSPESGIIYAPYEYPYTLGPATSILEYPIDSSGVLGMAFPTKG; translated from the exons ATGGTTGGGGAAATGGAAACGAAGGAGAAGCCCAAGCCGACTCCTGATTATCTGATGCAGCTCATGAACGACAAGAAACTGATGAGCAGCCTGCCAAACTTCTGCGGCATCTTCAACCATCTCGAGCGACTCTTGGATGAAG AGATCGGTCGGGTACGGAAGGACATGTACAATGACACGCTGAACGGCAGCACAGACAAAAGGACGTCTGAACTCCCGGACGCTGTGGGGCCTATCGCACAACTCCAAGAGAAACTCTATGTGCCTGTCAAAGAGTACCCAGAC TTTAATTTTGTGGGAAGAATCCTGGGGCCCCGCGGCCTGACTGCCAAACAACTGGAGGCCGAGACGGGCTGCAAGATTATGGTGCGAGGAAAATGCTCCATGAGAGACAAAAAGAAG GAAGAGCAGAACAGGGGGAAACCGAACTGGGAACATCTGAACGAAGACCTCCACGTCCTCATCACTGTGGAAGATTCTCAGAACCGCGCTGAGATCAAACTCAAGAGAGCCGTGGAGGAAGTCACGAAGCTGCTGGTCCCTGcg GCGGAAGGTGAGGACAGCCTGAAGAAAATGCAGTTGATGGAGTTGGCCATACTCAACGGCACATACAGAGACGCCAATATCAAGTCAC CGTTAGCCTTCACGCTGGCCGCTACCGCACAAGCTCCCCGTATCATCACAGGCCCCTCACCGGGCATGCCCCACGGGGCCCTGCGTACCCCCGCACCCTCTGCCCCCACCCTCATGCCCCTCATCCGACAGATCCATACCTCTGCCCTCATGCCCACGGGCACGCCCCACCCTGCCACCCTCATATCCCAGAGCCCGGAATCGGGCATCATCTATGCACCCTACGAATACCCCTACACCTTGGGACCTGCAACCTCCATCCTTGAATACCCCATTGACTCCAGTGGTGTTTTAG GTATGGCTTTCCCAACAAAAGGCTAA